A region of the bacterium genome:
TCGTGGGCGTCTCTCTCACCGGGGCGGCGTTCCACGCCACCGCCCAGTGGGCGACGGCGATTCTCATACTGCTGCCGGGCCTCGCCTGGGGCCTTCTGCCGCTCATCCTCCTCCCCTCCCTCGCCGCCGGGGTGGTCGTCGGGTTAATTACCGCGGCCGTCGTCCCGCAGGAACCCGACCTCCGTCTCCAGCCGGGCTAGACACCCGTCCTGCTCCCGGTTGACGAGCTGTTGCGATTCCAGCTCGCCGCGTATTTCCCCCCGCATCTCCCGCACCTCACAGCGCAGGTCCTCAATCTGGGACGACAGGCTGGCCCACTGCACGCCCCACAGGGCCGCGATGAGTACGGGGAGGATAACCCGCACCAGCCACTTCAGCCAGCTCTTCTCGCCGTTGCCGGTTTTCTTTGTCATCAGCAACCCCCGAAGATGACGCCGAAGAGGCCGAGCCAGAAGAAGGTCAGAACGACCACGGCGACCACGTCCACGATGAGGAACCAGAACCGCATCCGGGCGTCGGTCGCCTTGTCCTTGCGGAGGCAGACGATGACGGCCAGGAGCAGGAGTACACCGGCGAGGAGGTAGTAGAGAAGGTCGGGCATGGGTTCCTTTCGGGTGGTTGTCGCTCACTTTTTAACAGCAAATCCCGTTGTTGCTCACTTTCCCCGTTTCATTAACAGCTACAGGTGTACCCAAATCGGGTGCACTCGTACCCTCAATGGGTACAGATGGCGGTCGAATCGGGCCGGAGGCCGTCGTACCAGTGCGGCGGCGTCTCCCGGTAGGCGTGGACCTGAGTCCAGGGGTCGAGTTCCACGGCGATGTGCCAGTATTCGTGCAACTTGAAGTACCCCTCGACCCAGGAGCGGTAGAAGTACCAGGGGTGGTAGAGCCCCGCGGCGACTAGGGAGTCGCGGATGTCATCCCGCCGCCACTTGGGGCACGGTGAACCCCAGAAACTCTCGGCGGTCAGCCGGGCGGAGTAGTCCACCGCGCAGCCGACCCAGTGGCCGTTGGCGTCGGTGTAATCCACGGGGTAGCTGCCCTTGCTGACGCCGGGCTCCGCGCCGGGGCCGCCCGGATCGAGGTCGGACTTCGGCCGGTAGCAGGAGTTCGCCACTAGGCAGCCCGCCGGGTCGCCGCCGTACTGGGCGATGACGATGGCCTTCCAGCGGTCGAGGGTTTCGATCAGCCGGCCGGTCCCCCGCATCCTCACGCACGTCCCCCGGCCATCCCGGGGCCCGGCGAGGTCGCCGGGGATGTCGAGTAAATCAGGCATCATCCTCCACCTTAAAACCGATGGCGTCCTTGACCGTGCCTATGTCAATCGTAGCCGTGGCCTTTTCCCGCGCCGCGGCCTGGACCCCGCGGACGATAACCCCGCCCGCCGCCACGCCACAAAGGCCGGTCCACCCGGCGATTGCCAGGCTTATGTCAACCAGCCCGAAGATGTGTAGGACCAGGATAACGACGAAGAGCCCCGCGAGGACGCAGAACATGAAGAGTCGCTGGCCGAACTCTATGCCGTCGCCGAAGTCGAAGAGCTTCATAATGTTCCCAATAAAAAAGGCCGCTCGTTAGCGGCCGATAACCCTTTGGAGACCCGAAGGTTAGTCCGCTGGGTAGAAGTGGCATAAAAAAACCGCCCAGTGGGCGGTTCTTCTTTAAAGAAAATCTTTTAAGACAGTTAAATATAAGAGGCTTATTTCCTTTACTGCTCTTATTATTTCATATTTGCATTTAAAATAAACATTTCAAGCCATTTTTTAGTATCAGATAATACCAATTGATGATTATTAATTTTGTATTTTAAGAAGTCATACCTTGCTTCTTTAGATTTTTTAAAAAGATTGGTATATGCAGTAATCATTGTATTATCCACTACACCTTTATCACGACAATCGCATAATAACTGTTCTCTTTTTGTATAAGAACTTGGATTAACATGAAAAGTATCTTCAATTATCTCATCAACTCTATGTAATACCGCATAAAATCTCACAATACATATCCAATCAAAATAAGTATCTGAGCAATTTTCCTCAAGCAGTTTTACTACTTGACAATTATGTACAATTTGATTACTTCTACAGTCACATTCCCTCATAGCCAAGTCCGATAATTGGACGATATCCTAATCGTACAATTTCTACAAATAAATTCCCAACTTCATCATTTATTATTTGTTCTTCAATATTATCCCTTGGATAATATTCAACGATAACATTATCATCTTCCTTAATACACTCCACACGCTTAAAAATCTCATAATTTTTGAAATTTCTTATTAGTTCAAATAGTAATTCCTCGTTGCTTGCGGTTTGGCTACTAAGATAAACAACTAAATCATCCCATGTATTTTTAGTTTCTCTACGATATGCAAAAGGCGCGAGTGCAAAAACATCCATATCACTCATCGGACCTCTATATACTACGCTTCTCTTTTGTGCGTACGGAGATGTTGCGTCAACTATCTGTTTTCCCACCATCTTCGCCTTTCTGTAGCTTACCTCTTATTTCTTCTCTAGCCCTAATTATATCATTTATAAGATCGCGTAATTGACTTGCAACAGGGACAGGTAATGTAATTCGTAATTTAATTGGCCTTGTTACGGTTTTCTCATCATCTTCAATTTCCTTCGGATCAAGATAAACAATATCACCAAAATCAATCGTAATATCATAAGGTGACATATTTACTTGTACAAAATCAGCATATTGACGAACTACATCTTTCGGTACAAAAGTGCGCACTTCAATTTCATTTTTTTCGCCCATTTGTACCCCTTTTTAACTCCAGAACTGTGTAGCGGAGAATACCTTGAGTTACCTTTCTTTGTCAACTGCCATTGAACCACCCGATCTTCTCGTCCATCACGCCCCCGGCAGGCAGGAGCCGAACAGCTCCAGGATTATCCAGCCGAACCAGACGCCGGCGGTCGAGGCCAGGCCGTCCCGCCAGCTGAACCCGTCGCCGCCGAGCCAGCCCACGTCCTCCCAGCGGACCCAGGCGTCCCAGCTGCTGTGCATGTGGAACGCGGCCCACAGAAGAAGGAGGCTCACCAGCCCCCCCAAGAAGTGGCCGAGCTTGTCGCCCGACCACCACGCATCTTTCGCCCAGCGCCAGGGCATTCGTTCCCCTTCCCGGTCGTCGGTCCACGAGCCGACGGTGATCTTCCCGCCCCGCGGCCCCCGGATGACCCGGTTGATGACGATTCGGTTCACTACGGCAGAGTCAGCGTGTAGCCAGTGAGGAGCACGCTGGGGGTTGCCGGGTTGGCGGAGGTGGTTACGTTGGTCGTGTGGATGCGGATGTACTTGAGCTCGGCGACCACGTCGGCCTCGGCGGTGGATGGTATCTGCGTCGCCGTGGCACCCACGCCGTCCGCGTCGGGGGCCGCTTCGGCGGCCACCCGGACGTAGAATCCGGTCGTACCAGGGGCGGCGCCACGGTCGCCGGTGTAGAGGATAAGGTCCGTGTTCCCCGCGGGGAGAACCCTGGTGGGGCCGGTCAGCCAGTACGCATCCAACCGCATCGGGTAGAACCGCTCCGGCACGGGCCAGGCTTCGTCCAGCTTGACCCCGTCCGCCACCGCGCCGCTGTGGTAGAAGGCATACCGCACCGGCGACCAGACGGAGGGCATGTTCCCGGCCCACTTCATCGGCCGGGAGCCGATGTTGAGGCAGCAGGCGTCCACCAGCAGCCCGGCGGCGGCCACCTGGCTACCCTGGATGGAGACCGTCAGCTCCGTCGCCGCGGCGCTCATCATGTGAACCACCCACACCCGCGTCCAGCTCGGGTAGTCGTCCTGGTCGAACGTGACCGGAGTGGAGCCCACCCCGTCGTCAACCTGAATCTTGAAGTTCTTCGCCGTCCCGGGCGTGTATTCCTTGATGAAGGCGCTGAAGCAGACGGTCTTGCCCTTGAGAAAACTCAGGACGCTGGAGATGGCGCCGATCCGTTGGCATACTCCGGCGCCGATGCCGGTGGTGTTATCCAGTCGGAGGCAGTTGTTGCCGAAATAGGGGGTGGTGGTGTAATACTGGGCCACGACTGTTCCCGTGTAGGGCTCCCAGTAATCGGGGTGGCCCGACAGGGCGGTCGTATCCCACCAGTGCCCAAAGCCGCCGTTCAGCATGAGGTTGACCGGGATCACGTCGTCGGCGGCGACGATTTCCAGGGCGTGGGACGAATGCGCCTTGAGGTTGTCCCCCTGGAAGGCGCCGAACTCGTCCACGTAGAAGGCGGGCGAAGTCCCCACCGAGGCGATGATGATCTCCAGCTTGGTCGCCGCGTTGGCCATGGTGTGTCGGCAAAACGCCTGCTGGAAGGTTCCGCTGAGGACGACGGAGAGGCCGGTGGTCGTCCCCACCCCGTCGTCTATCGTGACGGCCACGGTCCCCGCCGAGGACTGCTTCACCCAGCAGGAGGCGGTTATCGCCTTGCCGCTGTAATCGGCGAAGTTGGGGACGGCGTACTTGATCCCCCGGCTGGCGCCGCCGGTGGTGATTTTCACCGAGTAGGTCCCGATGCGGACGTTGCCCGCGCCGGACTCCTGTTGCACCGTCGTCGGGGCGCCGTAGAGCGCCCAGCCCTCGGGCGGGCTTTTTATCCCCGCCGGCCAGTTGTCGAAACGACCAAAGCGGATGATGTTCTGCCACGCCTCCGCCAGGAAGCAGGTGTTTTGATTGACCATCCCCGGTTCGAGGAAGCCGTCGTCGTGGGCTCCCGTCGTCCCGTCGTGCTCCACGTCGAAGGCGGTCTCCAGGTTGGTCAGGGAGGTGTCCACCTTCTCCGACTCGGTGGGCGAGCGGGCGATGTCGTCCGCGGTGAGCGCGTTGGGCGCGTCGTAGGTCAGGATCATCTCCGTGTTGTCCACCATCATGGTGAGGGTGACGGAGCCGGTGGACCAGACGAGGAGGGAATCTATGAAACCGGCGGAGGAGTAGTCCGCCGGGCCCGCCACGCCGTTCACGATGTCGCCTTCGTCGAAGCGCAGGTCGTCGTCGGCGAACATCGCCGTCTTCCACAGGCGCGTCCCGTCGCCGATGGTCACCTCGTGCTCGGCGTCGAAGAGCCCCGCGGGGGTGGTCACCCGGCACTCGGGGGCGCTGGAGCCGTGGTCCACGAAGTCCACGCCGAACCCCTGCCGGATGGCCAGGGCGTTGTTGGTGTCCTCGTTGTTGTCGTCGAAGTAGACGCCGTCAATACGCTTGGCGGCGTTGTCTCCCTCCTCGGGGGTGAGGTTCTTCGCCTCGAGGTCGGGGTAGGTGACGAAGTCGCGCGGCTTTCCGAGTGGCATGGTTCGCCTCCGCTAAATATGAATCAGGGCGTAGAGAAGGCCCCCCCGAAGGAGGGCCTGAGAGGGACAAGAGGCCAAACCGCTAAGGTAAGGCATTGTCCTACACGGTGGCCGCTCGTCAGCGGCCGATAACCCTTTGGAGGCCCGAAGGCTGGTCCGCCGGGAGGAAGTCCTACAAAAAACCGCCCGACGGGCGGTAAATAGATAACTATTTGATGTTATTTTTTCTTTTCTTTTTCCTTTAATGCTTTATTCCCAATTACAAACACACTAACAAGACCAACAATATCAAGCCCACCAATAATAGAAGCCACAGCAGTTTGACCGAAAACGCCTAATAAAATCGCACCAAGTAGGGCTAATGTGCCGATAGTAAAGCCTAAAATTGCAGAAAATTTCTCATTGCTAAGTTTGCTCTTTTCAATTTCATAATTGAATTCAAGTTCTTTATCTGTTAATTTGTGCGCAGATTCTTGCTCTTTCTCGGCCATAGCCATTATTCTATCAGCTGCCCCTGGCAATGTTTTCTCATACTCATTATACTCACTTGATATTGGTAATGGGCCCTTATATGCAAGCTGTGTTTCTCTAATAACATTAAAGAGAAGAACCTGAATGGCTCTCCTCTTCTCTTCGGGTAAATCTTGCTCTATCTCTGCTAGTAATTGACCAGTTTCAGTTTTATCAAATAATAACGCATCTTCGATTTCTGTAGGAAGTTCATCGGGTTCTTGTTTATTGGCTGGGTGTTCTTTCTCACTCTTAGATAAACCCTGCTTATTCTTTCTGTTGGATTTATCCTCGACGGGCATATCTTCTCTTTTGTCCATAACTCATCTTTTCCATCGAAATAGAAATATACTTACCCACCCTTTCCCAGTATATCCTAATATTATTATTCGGATTCCTGGGTTTAGCTTTCAATTTTATACTTCTTCTTGAAGTATTCCCAATGTCGAAAAGACTTGAGACCCCCCTCAAGATTGAGCCTCTACTTATCATGCTTGTTTTCATAGCCTTGACCCTATTTCTTGGGCGAAACACTTCAGCCATCTTGTCAGCCCAACGAAGTATATGTGCTTTTAATGAAACAGTCAAGAAAAAAGGTAATTCCCGTTCGACCATTGACTATCTTCACTCCGCCTTGTTGAACCACCCGATCTTGTCGTCGGGGTCGTAGTCCAGGTCCTTGTCCGAGAAGCAGCAGAACTCGTCCGCCGGGACGTAGGCCAGGTCCTTGTCGGAGAAGTGCGACCGCTCGCTCTCGCAGGGGACCGAGGCGCGAATCGTCACCGTCTCGAAGGTGATGGAGAGCGGACCGTAGCCGATGGCCCGCCCGTCGAGCTGCTGCATGATGCCGGTGGTCGCCGACACCCGGCAGAGGTAGTTTTCCGCCGTGTCGGAGTGGGGGTAGAAGTAGACCCGCCCGCCGATGTTGATCACACGGGAAATGAACCGCCGGCCCTCCGCGGTGAGGTAGGCATAGTGGACGGTGAAGACGCCGCGGTAGCCGACGATGCTCTCGGAGACGGTCCGGGAGGCGTTCGCCGCCGCATTGACTATCTTCTCCGGCACCCAGTCCTCGTCCATCCGGGTGAAGCCGGTGACCGGGAAGGTGAGGTCGGGAATGCCGACCGCTCCGCCGGTGAAGCTGACCTTGGGCCGCAGTTGGCCGCCTGAATCCGTGTCGCCCCAGGGCATCAATCCTCCAACCCATCCATTAAGGTGTTATCCCAAAGCGCCCGTTCTCTTAGCTCTTCAGCCCACGCAACGGGGTCTGCGGCTAACCTAGCGTAAGCCCTGTTGTTCTCCTCCAGTAACCAACGGCGCCAGGGCAT
Encoded here:
- a CDS encoding DUF3467 domain-containing protein gives rise to the protein MGEKNEIEVRTFVPKDVVRQYADFVQVNMSPYDITIDFGDIVYLDPKEIEDDEKTVTRPIKLRITLPVPVASQLRDLINDIIRAREEIRGKLQKGEDGGKTDS
- a CDS encoding DUF2335 domain-containing protein, whose protein sequence is MDKREDMPVEDKSNRKNKQGLSKSEKEHPANKQEPDELPTEIEDALLFDKTETGQLLAEIEQDLPEEKRRAIQVLLFNVIRETQLAYKGPLPISSEYNEYEKTLPGAADRIMAMAEKEQESAHKLTDKELEFNYEIEKSKLSNEKFSAILGFTIGTLALLGAILLGVFGQTAVASIIGGLDIVGLVSVFVIGNKALKEKEKKK